TTTGTAAACCATTTAATTCTTTTCGCTGTTTGGCAATCGTAAAAGGGTTGTTATCAAAAAACATTTTTTCGCCTAAAGCATCCATAATTTCTTCTTTAGACTTGAAATGATGATAAATTGCTCCTTTGGTTAAGCCGCCTAGCTCATTTACGATATCTTGAATGGTTGTATCATCATATCCTTTTTCCATAAATAACCGTTGAGAAACCTCTAATATTTTTTCCACGGTAACTTCGGGATATTTATTACGAGCCATAGCGAGCCTCCTTTCTTCAACATTCGTTTGGTATGTAACTGCATTATATACTATGCACAACCCGTTGTCAAGATACATTCTCTCGGTATTTATAAATAAATATGCTCTATTACTGTCAACACTATGAAATGTGTACTCATATCTAAAAAGAAAGGTGAATTGTAAAATGTAATAGGGTGATATTATGAAGCGAGAAATTGAGAAATACGATTTTAAGGCTTTCGGTCAAGCCATTAAAGCAGCAAGAAAAGCAAAGGGTTATTCAAGGAACGGTTAGCGGAAAAGCTGAACATTGCGACCCACTATATTGCGTCGATACTTTCCCGGTTGATGTAGGATAGTTCCGTAAGGGTATAGTCCCAATTCTCCGGCAAGGAAAGCATTTGCGACAACAAGCCTTTTGCTTTTAGCGTCAGCTCCTTGTTGTGTAAGTGGTGGTTGCTCATTACGGTATAGACTTTGTTTCGTTCCACCCGGAAAACTGCCATGTTTCATCAGCTCCTTTCGCTGTGGTTTGGTTACGCAGTGAAACAGCGTTTTTGAGGGAAAAGGTATAAACACCTTGCCGCCTTAAAAACGCGCCCGCAAAGCCGCATACTGCAAGGCTTTTTTTGCCCTACTGCGTAACAAAGGGCATGAAAAAAGCGGCGTTCCTGTTCTTCCGTGTGGAAGTAAGAAACGCTGCTTGTGCGGGTGCGCTGATTTAATTGTCCTCGGCTATGAGGTCTTGCATGACCTCGCCAAAGTCTGCCGTAAAGAAAAAGATGAAGTATTCCAAAACGGCGAGATCTGCGTCCATCGGCTCGGCTTCCTCGGAGAATGGCAAGCCCATAAGCCCATAAAGCATTTTGATGATTTTGAACAGCTTGCCCCGGCCTGCAGGGGTGTTCATGGTAACGAGAATATCCGTTAGGCGGTTGACCGTTTCCATGTCGCCGCCTGTCGTTACCCATACCATTTCCGCTAATGGCTGCGTGATTGCCCCGGCTACAAGGTTTATCTTATCCTTGCTCATTGTGCCGGATTGCAGTATAATACCCTTACTCAATAACTGGTCTTTCAAGGTGTCCTCCTTTCAATTTTGCCCCTTGTGCGTGACGCTTTTTTTACGCTCGCGCTTACAAAAAGGACTTATAAAGAGATATGGCAGGATTTAAGCAGAAACGGCTAAAATCCTTGATTTACAAGGGTTTCACCGTTTCTTTATAAAGACTTATAAGAAGTTATAAGACGATTTTCGTCTGCAAAATCAATAGAAAATGAGGGGTGATTGAATAATGAGTAAAATAAGATTTTGTATTATTGGTACAAGTAGTATAGCAAAACTATTTTTAAGGGCTGCATCTAGGGTTGAAGAGTTTGAACTAGTTGCTGTATATTCAAGAGATTTAGAAAAAGCTAAGGAATTTGGAAAGATACATGGAGCAAGTCTGTTTTTTGACGATTTAGAAACAATGGCCAAATCAGATGATATAGATGCTATATACATAGCTTCTCCAAACGCAATGCATTCAAAGCAAGCTATTACTTGTTTAAAACACAAAAAACATGTGCTGTGTGAAAAATCATTAGCGTCTAACTTAGAAGAAGTAAAATTAATGATAAAGGTTGCAAATGACAATAATGTATTGCTTATGGAAGCTATGAGAATTACATGTGTTCCAAATTTTAAAGCAGTTAAAGAAAATTTACATAAGATAGGTAAAATAAGAAGATTCTTTGGAAGCTATTGTCAGTATTCTTCAAGATATGATAAATATAAAAATGGAATTATAGAAAATGCATTTAAAAAAGAACTGTCAAATGGTTCATTGATGGATATTGGAGTGTACTGCATACACCCTATGGTGAATCTATTTGGAGTTCCAAAAGCTGTAAAAGCATTTTCTCATATACTTCAAACTGGAGTAGATGGAGAAGGCTTAGCTATATTCCAATATGACGATATGGATGCAGTAGTTCAGTATTCTAAAATAGCTGATTCTTACATACCATCTGAGATACAAGGAGAAAAGGGAAGTATAATAATTGAAAAACTTAATTTGTTTGAAAAGGTAGTTATTAAATATAAAGATGGAACTGAAGAAGATATATCTGTTTTAAAGGAAAAAGAAGAAGAGAAACCTAGGGAAATAGAAGGAATATATCATGAACTTATTGAGTTTATAACTCTTATAAATAATAATAAAATAGAGTCTAATATAAACTCACATGAAAATTCAAAGATAGTAATGGGAATTATGGATGAGATAAGAAGACAAGGAAATATTGTATATCCAGCTGATAGTATGTAACTCATTTAAAAATATATAATAATCTATAAGATATGAGGTGGTAAGTATGGAGAATATAAATTGGGCTATATTGGGTCCTGGAACTATTGCATCAGAATTTGCACAAGCCATGAGCGAGGTGAATTGTAAAGTGTATGCTGTTGCTTCAAGAAGCTTTGAAAGAGCAAAAAACTTTGCAAATAAGTTTGGTATAGAAAATGTGTATGATGATTATGATAAAATACTAGAGAATAAGAATATAGATGTAGTGTATATATCTACTCCACATTGTAACCACTATGAATATATAATGAAAAGTCTACAAAATGGTAAACATGTCTTGTGTGAAAAAGCTATAACAGTAAATGGAAGTCAACTAAGTGATATTGTAACCCTAGCTATTGAAAAAAACTTAATAGTAGCAGAGGCAATGACTATTTATTATATGCCTTTATATAAAAAATTAAAGGAGATAATAGAATCTGGAAGTTTAGGAAAAATTAAAATGATACAAGTATCCTTTGGAAGTTGTAAGGATTATGATGTTAATAATAGATTTTTTAGTCAAGATTTAGCTGGTGGGGCATTGCTTGATATTGGTACATATGCACTTTCATTTACTAGACACTTTATGTCAACACAACCAAATGAAATTTTAACAACTGTTAAGAATTTCGAAACAGGCGTGGATGAACAATCTGGAATAATTTTAAAAAATTCTAATGATGAGATGGCTGTAATATCATTGACTATGAGAGCTAAAATGCCTAAAAGAGGTATTGTTTCATGTGAATTAGGATTTATAACTGTAGAAAATTTTCCAAGAGCATCGAAGGCTACAATAACTTATACAGATGGTGGAAGAGTTGAAACTCTAGAATATGGTGATACGGAAAAAGCTTTAAAATATGAAATTGAATATGTTAACAATTGTATATCAAACAAAATAAAAGCTGATACTTTAGAATCATCTATAGATGTCATGAATTTAATGGATGAAATAAGAAAGCAATGGGGCTTAAGATATACCTTTGAATAAATTTAATTTTAAAATAAGTTAAGTTGTATACATAATTAAGTATTAAAATGTCAAATTATAAAAAGAAGAAAATCACTAAAAAGATTCCTTTTTCAGTGATTTTCTTCTTTTTTTTTACAAATTTGTAACAGAATAAAAAAAAGTTTTGGAGATTTTATTACAATTTTGTAGTTGAATATATAAATCAAAACTAATATGATTAATAATAACATAAATTTGAATATTTTTAGAGGAGAGAAAATATGAGAAAATTGGTATACTTTATTACACCATTTATAATAGGCGTAGTATTTTTATTTGGGTTAGACAAATTTCTTGATTCTAAAACTGATGAACTTTTGAGGGAGAAAAATCTACTTCCAATTATGGATGATACTTTAAGTGATATAAAGGATAAAGGTGTTACAGCAAATAATCATTTTTTAAGAGAAAAAGATATTATGATTTTGGGGTCATCAGAACTTAGTAATTCAACAAAACAACATCCAAAGTACTATTTTAATACGGATAGGAGTAAAAATAAGGTATTTGCAATTGGTAGAGCTTATACTCAGACATTACAAGATGCTGCAGTATTAGGGAGTATGAATCCTAATATTGATAATAAGAAGGTTGTCTTGTTAGTTTCTATGCAATGGTTTATGGAAAAAGATGGAGTCACAAGTCACCATTACCAGTCTAGGTTTTCACCAATACAATTTTATCGTTTTTTAGATAATCCAAAGATATCTAAACAAAATAAGATTGAATATGTAAAAAAATCAAGTAAGCTTTTATGGGGCAGTGAGGAATATAAAGCAGAAGCATTGTACGCCAAGCTATATGAACCTAAGACCGTACCTGAAAAAGTTGAGAAGGCGTTGCTAGAGCCTTATTTTCAAGGGAGAAAATACTGTATAGAGCTTAAAGAAAAAGGGATACTTTATAAGAAATTAATTAGACTAGATAAACACAAAAAAGAAGGAAGACAAAAACCTATAAATTGGTCACATGAGAAAAAGAAAGCAATTGAAGATGCTAAAAAGAGAGTAGGTAACAATCCTCTAAACATTGATAAGTATTATTACAATGAACATTTTAAAGATGGTCTAGAGCAGTATAGAGGAAGAGATAAGGGTGTAAACTTAGTAACATCTAAAGAATTTGAAAGTTATAATCTTTTATTAAATGTCTGTGGGGATTTAGATATTAAGCCAGTTGTTGTATTAATCCCAAGTATGGGTAAATTCTATGACCTAACTGGTATTTCTGAAAAGCAAAGAAATCAGTTTTATGATAAGGCACAGAACATAGCAGAAAGTAAAGGATTTGAAGTT
This sequence is a window from Clostridioides difficile. Protein-coding genes within it:
- a CDS encoding Gfo/Idh/MocA family oxidoreductase, coding for MSKIRFCIIGTSSIAKLFLRAASRVEEFELVAVYSRDLEKAKEFGKIHGASLFFDDLETMAKSDDIDAIYIASPNAMHSKQAITCLKHKKHVLCEKSLASNLEEVKLMIKVANDNNVLLMEAMRITCVPNFKAVKENLHKIGKIRRFFGSYCQYSSRYDKYKNGIIENAFKKELSNGSLMDIGVYCIHPMVNLFGVPKAVKAFSHILQTGVDGEGLAIFQYDDMDAVVQYSKIADSYIPSEIQGEKGSIIIEKLNLFEKVVIKYKDGTEEDISVLKEKEEEKPREIEGIYHELIEFITLINNNKIESNINSHENSKIVMGIMDEIRRQGNIVYPADSM
- a CDS encoding Gfo/Idh/MocA family oxidoreductase, whose amino-acid sequence is MENINWAILGPGTIASEFAQAMSEVNCKVYAVASRSFERAKNFANKFGIENVYDDYDKILENKNIDVVYISTPHCNHYEYIMKSLQNGKHVLCEKAITVNGSQLSDIVTLAIEKNLIVAEAMTIYYMPLYKKLKEIIESGSLGKIKMIQVSFGSCKDYDVNNRFFSQDLAGGALLDIGTYALSFTRHFMSTQPNEILTTVKNFETGVDEQSGIILKNSNDEMAVISLTMRAKMPKRGIVSCELGFITVENFPRASKATITYTDGGRVETLEYGDTEKALKYEIEYVNNCISNKIKADTLESSIDVMNLMDEIRKQWGLRYTFE
- the dltD gene encoding D-alanyl-lipoteichoic acid biosynthesis protein DltD, whose product is MRKLVYFITPFIIGVVFLFGLDKFLDSKTDELLREKNLLPIMDDTLSDIKDKGVTANNHFLREKDIMILGSSELSNSTKQHPKYYFNTDRSKNKVFAIGRAYTQTLQDAAVLGSMNPNIDNKKVVLLVSMQWFMEKDGVTSHHYQSRFSPIQFYRFLDNPKISKQNKIEYVKKSSKLLWGSEEYKAEALYAKLYEPKTVPEKVEKALLEPYFQGRKYCIELKEKGILYKKLIRLDKHKKEGRQKPINWSHEKKKAIEDAKKRVGNNPLNIDKYYYNEHFKDGLEQYRGRDKGVNLVTSKEFESYNLLLNVCGDLDIKPVVVLIPSMGKFYDLTGISEKQRNQFYDKAQNIAESKGFEVMNLKDKGSDKYYLRDVMHLGTKGWVDVCERLFKIFKEQ